One region of Primulina tabacum isolate GXHZ01 chromosome 1, ASM2559414v2, whole genome shotgun sequence genomic DNA includes:
- the LOC142548965 gene encoding uncharacterized protein LOC142548965 encodes MESEHVQVNNDRGKKDIEIKHDEGKPVVGKNNEVSSPCSPSRSSSSSSSSSRSSIEFDTGEKVSLDNISTKSKSDGNLSSSPEFISSPDTSTHSKSQTSPLGSWQMKSPPTQTMGQPANYDPNRIPSHIFSTKPTTTTDWSVASNESLFSIHMGNNSFSRDNAILFGKSGELPPWVEEWNNNSSSILHYASEPKPSEFSSSLPPVMEVPAHEENDVKSAKVPKVLEKEDSDKVPKVPAGGNVKNHAKETITPVEEARHSAAATSASLPRLSDESGNSGSSFAFPVFASESGKSRSLKVITEKQEKIQTQSHGPNATTPKASETRWFSCVFCWPRCC; translated from the exons ATGGAATCTGAGCATGTCCAAGTAAACAATGACCGTGGTAAGAAAGACATTGAGATTAAGCATGATGAAGGAAAGCCAGTTGTAGGAAAGAATAATGAGGTTTCCTCTCCGTGTTCTCCTTCTCGTTCTTCTTCTTCGTCATCATCTTCTTCTAGATCATCAATAGAGTTCGATACCGGTGAAAAGGTCAGTCTTGATAACATATCAACAAAATCTAAATCAGATGGGAACTTGTCGTCTTCGCCAGAATTCATTTCTTCACCAGATACTAGTACTCATAGTAAGTCTCAGACTAGCCCGTTAGGTTCTTGGCAAATGAAGTCTCCTCCAACCCAAACCATGGGGCAAccagcgaattatgatcccaatCGCATTCCATCCCATATTTTTTCGACAAAACCTACAACTACCACAGACTGGAGTGTTGCCTCGAATGAGTCGTTATTCAGTATTCATATGGGGAACAACAGTTTCTCCAGAGATAATGCCATTCTTTTTGGTAAATCCGGAGAACTTCCGCCTTGGGTTGAAGAATGGAACAACAATTCATCTTCCATTCTTCATTACGCTTCTGAACCAAAACCTAGTGAGTTTAGCAGCAGCCTTCCCCCAGTTATGGAAGTACCAGCACATGAAGAGAATGATGTAAAATCTGCTAAGGTCCCCAAAGTACTCGAAAAAGAAGACTCTGATAAGGTTCCAAAGGTTCCCGCTGGTGGAAATGTTAAAAATCACGCGAAGGAGACAATAACTCCAGTTGAAGAAGCTCGTCATTCAGCTGCGGCCACCTCTGCGAGCCTGCCTCGCCTTTCTGATGAGAGTGGAAACAGCGGCAGCTCTTTTGCATTTCCTGT ATTTGCGAGTGAGAGTGGGAAATCGAGGTCGTTGAAGGTTATAACAGAGAAACAAGAGAAAATTCAGACGCAGTCGCATGGTCCAAACGCAACGACCCCGAAAGCATCAGAAACAAGATGGTTTTCTTGCGTCTTTTGTTGGCCTCGGTGCTGTTAA
- the LOC142549108 gene encoding transcription factor TCP5-like — protein sequence MRDVMEKEEDYNTIQEISSTNTTTSMASSNSTSSSSWSSFKDPRLVRVSRAFGGKDRHSKVFTVRGLRDRRVRLSIPTAIQLYDLQDRLSLNQPSKVVDWLLNVAKHEIDELPPLRFPDGRFTQNLHHNPDFLEFGGSRSNKEGLKIVGSAVNWDDPMKYSKSDVFWGKSKDVPGGKSDHRDGNWPRNQEERQFNFEKQGAFVVSAANNLISRPNPSSLPIFLDNTTSNNQVFRWDPSNLILSQPSDQAREDLHNFSLMPMAGSHQILVYQSATSTHESRFPSSNSEFDPKQLNVQASQLSVSQITSTVDDSHAAQPVRPSHSSVTANLLPSQNNGEHS from the coding sequence ATGAGAGACGTAAtggaaaaagaagaagattATAACACAATTCAGGAGATCAGCAGCACAAATACTACTACCTCTATGGCCTCATCGAATTCAACATCATCGTCGTCATGGTCTAGCTTTAAGGATCCCCGGCTCGTACGGGTTTCTCGAGCGTTTGGTGGCAAAGATAGACACAGCAAAGTATTTACTGTGAGAGGTTTGCGGGACAGGCGAGTGCGGTTGTCAATTCCGACAGCGATACAATTGTATGATCTTCAGGACAGGTTATCGCTAAACCAACCAAGCAAGGTGGTGGACTGGCTGCTTAATGTTGCAAAACATGAGATTGATGAATTGCCACCACTCCGGTTCCCCGATGGAAGATTTACACAAAATCTTCACCACAATCCagattttcttgaatttgggGGCTCTCGATCTAACAAAGAAGGCTTAAAGATCGTAGGCAGCGCGGTAAATTGGGATGATCCGATGAAATATTCTAAGTCAGATGTTTTCTGGGGGAAATCTAAGGATGTTCCAGGTGGGAAAAGTGACCATAGAGATGGGAATTGGCCAAGAAATCAAGAGGAAAGGCAATTCAACTTCGAAAAGCAGGGTGCATTTGTTGTTTCTGCTGCAAACAACCTTATTTCTAGGCCAAATCCCTCTTCATTACCAATATTTCTCGATAATACTACATCTAATAATCAAGTTTTCAGATGGGATCCTTCCAATTTAATTCTATCTCAACCGTCGGATCAAGCACGGGAAGATTTGCACAATTTCAGCCTGATGCCAATGGCAGGTTCTCATCAAATTCTGGTGTATCAATCTGCAACGAGTACACATGAATCTCGTTTCCCTTCTTCAAATTCAGAATTCGATCCGAAACAACTGAATGTTCAGGCTTCACAGTTATCGGTTTCTCAAATCACTTCAACTGTTGATGACTCCCATGCTGCTCAACCGGTAAGGCCATCTCATTCCAGTGTAACTGCAAATCTTCTCCCTTCACAAAACAACGGGGAACATTCTTAG
- the LOC142549036 gene encoding ninja-family protein AFP3-like, whose protein sequence is MDGYSNDVLKNEFMSRNRFSDENVKLEEEEDGEIELSLGLSMNGRFGVDPERKKLRRASSTSNLVFAVGVADNGSRHKERGAALEAYAPLARTCSLPIQAEEWRLRKVLDSTRSMEARKKRMEKLKNVRMLKDTEISTENGNNGNGSNDVATVKDNVRIIGDGNLNLVENVKQTSQGSMGSQRSGSSGISDGQSQTTEGAKQLAEMKSSSCSKSVLEPNEQKATIEAAVREAKGPNISHQNVMQDMPFVSTKAYGPNGTKVDGFLYRYKKGEDVRIVCVCHGMFLSPAEFVKHGGGGGGGGNVEHPLKHIVVNPSPLL, encoded by the exons ATGGATGGGTATTCGAATGATGTGTTAAAGAACGAATTCATGAGCCGTAATCGTTTTTCGGATGAGAATGTGAAGCTGGAAGAGGAAGAAGATGGGGAAATAGAGCTGAGTTTGGGGCTTTCGATGAACGGCAGATTCGGAGTCGACCCGGAGAGGAAGAAGCTGAGGCGCGCTTCCTCTACATCAAATTTGGTTTTCGCAGTCGGCGTCGCTGATAATGGGAGCCGCCACAAAGAGCGTGGGGCGGCGCTTGAGGCCTACGCGCCGCTGGCGAGGACATGCTCCCTCCCCATCCAGGCGGAGGAGTGGCGCCTCCGGAAGGTGTTGGATTCGACGAGGAGCATGGAGGCTAGAAAGAAGAGAATGGAGAAGTTGAAGAATGTGAGGATGTTGAAAGATACAGAgatttctactgaaaatggtaATAATGGCAATGGATCGAATGATGTTGCCACCGTGAAAGATAATGTTCGAATTATTGGTGATGGGAATCTTAATTTGGTCGAAAATGTGAAGCAAACATCGCAAGGATCAATGGGATCACAAAGGAGTGGTTCCTCTGGAATTTCCGATGGTCAGAGTCAAACCACAGAGG GAGCAAAACAACTAGCTGAGATGAAGAGCTCTTCTTGCAGTAAATCTGTGCTAGAACCGAATGAACAAAAAGCTACCATTGAAGCTGCTGTAAGGGAAGCAAAAGGACCAAACATATCGCATCAGAATGTAATGCAAGATATGCCCTTTGTTTCCACAAAGGCGTATGGACCAAATGGTACAAAAGTAGACGGATTCTTGTACAGATACAAGAAGGGAGAGGATGTTAGAATTGTCTGCGTTTGCCATGGTATGTTTCTCTCACCAGCTGAGTTCGTCAAGcatggcggcggcggcggcggcggcggcaatGTGGAACACCCGTTGAAGCACATTGTTGTTAACCCTTCTCCTCTCTTGTAA
- the LOC142548895 gene encoding serine carboxypeptidase-like 25 — MARKSERNYGLLSVLAAVFFFLALLRVTSASASHEEEEADRILALPSQPKVAFHQFSGYVTVSEAAGRALFYWLTEAVQVPSSKPLVIWLNGGPGCSSVAYGASEEIGPFRINKTASGLYLNKYSWNKFANLLFLETPAGVGFSYSNKSSDLFDTGDLRTAKDSLQFLVRWMDRFPRYKNRPIYLTGESYAGHYVPQLAREIVHYNTKTKHKINLKGFMVGNAVTDNYYDNLGTVNYWWSHAMISDKTYHQLMNTCDFRRQKESNQCESVYYYAMDQEFGSIDQYNIYAPPCNKSDASTGPTRHDMHLPHRPHSIFRKLRGYDPCTEQYAEIYYNRPDVQKALHANTTGRIPYKWTACSETLNRNWNDTDNSVLPIYHELIAAGLRIWVFSGDVDSVVPVTATRYSLAQLKLDTTVPWYPWYVDKQVGGWSEVYKGLTFATVRGAGHEVPLFKPKAALQLFRSFLRGEPLPKS; from the exons ATGGCGAGAAAATCTGAAAGAAATTATGGTCTACTTTCCGTTCTGGCTGCAGTGTTCTTTTTTCTCGCACTACTGCGTGTAACCAGTGCTTCCGCTAGccatgaagaagaagaagctgaCCGGATTCTAGCTCTGCCCAGCCAGCCTAAGGTCGCATTTCACCAGTTCTCCGGCTACGTTACGGTCAGTGAAGCGGCGGGCAGAGCCCTCTTTTATTGGCTTACAGAGGCTGTTCAAGTACCCTCCTCAAAACCTCTTGTTATTTGGCTCAATGGAg GTCCGGGATGCTCTTCTGTGGCATATGGTGCGTCGGAAGAAATAGGGCCATTCAGGATCAACAAAACGGCCTCGGGCTTATATCTCAACAAATATTCATGGAACAAGTTTGCCAACTTATTGTTCCTCGAAACTCCGGCTGGGGTTGGGTTTTCTTACAGCAATAAGTCGTCGGACCTCTTTGACACCGGAGATCTTCGTACCG CTAAGGACTCGCTGCAATTTCTCGTCCGATGGATGGATCGTTTCCCGAGATATAAAAACAGGCCGATTTACTTGACGGGAGAGAGTTACGCGGGACATTACGTCCCCCAATTGGCCAGAGAGATCGTCCATTATAATACCAAAACCAAGCACAAGATAAATCTCAAGGGATTTATG GTGGGGAATGCGGTGACAGACAACTACTACGACAACTTGGGGACGGTGAACTATTGGTGGAGCCACGCCATGATCTCGGACAAGACCTACCACCAACTGATGAACACTTGCGATTTCCGGCGACAGAAGGAATCGAACCAGTGTGAATCCGTATACTACTACGCCATGGATCAAGAATTTGGCAGCATTGATCAATACAACATTTACGCTCCGCCTTGCAACAAATCCGACGCCTCCACTGGACCAACTCGACACGATATGCATTTGCCCCATCGACCCCACTCG ATATTTAGAAAGCTGAGGGGATATGATCCTTGCACGGAACAATATGCTGAGATCTACTACAACAGACCGGACGTGCAAAAAGCTCTCCATGCTAACACAACAGGCCGGATTCCATACAAATGGACCGCTTGCAGTGAGACGTTGAATCGCAATTGGAACGATACAGACAACTCAGTTCTCCCGATATACCATGAACTAATCGCGGCCGGATTGAGAATCTGGGTATTtag CGGGGATGTGGACTCAGTTGTGCCCGTGACAGCCACTAGATATTCTCTAGCACAACTCAAATTAGACACCACAGTTCCTTGGTACCCTTGGTATGTCGACAAACAG GTTGGAGGATGGAGCGAGGTGTACAAAGGGTTGACATTTGCGACAGTGAGAGGGGCGGGTCACGAAGTACCACTCTTCAAGCCGAAAGCTGCGCTTCAGCTGTTCAGATCATTTCTACGAGGGGAGCCCCTACCCAAGTCATGA